Within the Desulfatiglans anilini DSM 4660 genome, the region AATCATATACGCCTATATGCAGGCTGTAGGCATAATGAATGATCATTTGGTTTCGTGTTTTCGATATTCTGAAGTAGAAAAATTACAGTAATCATGCATAACCTTGCTCTTTCAGCCGACAGTCTAAAGCCTGCGGCTGAAGAGCCCGTTGGGTCAATCGACTGGCGAAATTGGCAAGTCGCTCCGGTGAGGCTGCGAAAGTGATCAATAAACGAATCGAGAGAAAAACATCACGAACCGCTGAGATGACTTGCCTTTCACGCGCGGTGTCATCTCTGGAAAAAGGAGACCATTATCACGGCGACGACCATCTTGCCGTGTGTCTTCTCCCAAGCTTTATCAGGGTGCTCATTCACACTTCTCTATGTCGAAAGTTCTTTGTCCGCTTCCTTGTGCCCAAGGGGGTTTATGAGTACGTTATCGCCCGAACCAAATATGTCGATGCCGCATTTCGGAGGGCATTGACTGAGAGATTCGACCAAATCCTTCTGTTTGGCGCCGGCTTCCCCCTGATGCAGCACGTGATCTCAAGGATTTTTCTTCACCGCTTCGCCGCTCAGTCCCAGCGCTACGCGGTGGATCCCGGTTTGGCCAATATCAAGAAAATCAAGCGTTTGCGCGGAGACGACCTGGTGGTCGCCGCACAAGCAAACGTGCAGATTGACGCCGAGATTGGCCAAAAAGGCCATTTCCGGATGGAAAGTAATTAAATCAAACAGATGCCTCTGATTGGTTTGCTTGAATAGCATTCTGTGCGGCGTGAACAAGAAATGAAGACCGTGACATACCGCGCTTTCTAGCTGCAGCATCGATTTGTTTAAGAGTCATTTCGGGAACGGTGATATTGACCCTGACCGTTCGGGGCCTGGCATCCGGGACGTCAACGACCAGATAGGCCACAGCATCGGCGAAATCGGGATCGGCCATAATCTCTTCGAGCTTTGATGGGGCGGGCAATTTTTCTCCATCTTCAATCATGCCTTGAATATGGAGCGTGAGAGCCTCTTGGGCCATGTCCTTAGCTTCGTCGATGTCTTTCCCGGCCGTGATGCAGCCCGGAAAATCGGGAAACGAGATGCCAAAGTCACTTTTGGGATCTTTGTGTACGATTGCGATGTAGTTTGCCACGGTTACACCTCAGCTAAACTTGATTCCCGATTGGCGCTCGATGCTTTTTACAGTACCAATCGGCATGTCCTTTTTGGGGTGTGGTACGGTAACCCGTCCATTTTTGTATGGATGCCGAAATTGAGCATGGGAGCCGACTTTTGCCACTTCGCTCCATCCGTTTTGTTTGAGAATCTTGATAATTGTTCGGCTATCCATGATGTGTATTTATACACATTATAATAGGCTGTGTCAAAAAAAGTCAACGGATAACACGTCGCTCCAACCGGCGTCAGGCCTCGGTGCGGCCTCCTCGGCTGAGCTTGCCGTTGGCAGAAAGCGGATCAGGGTATAACTCACACGATTCCCAAGTTTTTCTTGACAGAGGCCGCTCAGGTACCTACAATGTGCATACAGATGTTTCAAGGAGATATTTCATGAGGGCACGTATTGTAAAGATCGGTAATTCAAAGGGGATTCGGCTGCCAAAGCCGATTATCGAACAAGCCGGTATAGCCGAGGATGTCGAAATTGCTGTGGAGGGTGAAACAATCATTATTCGCCCCATTTCGACACCCCGTGCCGGTTGGGATCAGGCATTTCAACAAATGGCCGAAAATGGTGACGACCTGCTGGTCGATGCCGAGGAAGCGGTATCGCATTCTTGGGATGAGACAGAATGGCAATGGTAGTCAGACGTTTTGATGTCTACTTGATCAACCTCGATCCTACAGTGGGATCGGAAATAAAGAAAACTCGTCCCTGCCTGGTCATTTCACCTGACGAGATGAACCGTCACATACGAACTGTTATCGTGGCACCTATGACCACAGCCGGTAAGGCTTATCCCACTCGCGTGTTTTGCGAATTCCAAGGCCGAAAGGGTCAAATCGTGTTGGACCGGATTCGCACAATTGACAAGTCCAGGCTCATAAAGAAAGCTGGTACAATTGACCCTCAAGTTCAGGTGGAAGTCATTTCGACGCTGCAATCGATGTTTGCGTACTGAATTAATCGACAACGGCATCAAGACGGACGGGCTGAACGCACGGGCCGTTTCGAGCTTTCAGGTGCAATGATCGTGTTCCCCAATTCAGCTTCCATTCCAACCCGCCCGCCGCGTTCAGCCGCCCGCGCCCCCTCGAAGACCTCCCGCTCCAGCCCGCCTTCCTCCCGGACATACCTGCAGGTCTTTTCGATGACATCCGGCTCCGCCCGGTGCCATCCTCATTGACGTATCGCCGCCGGGCGTCTATGATGGCCGCGGGATCGGCGAGGCAGTCTCCGCCTGGGTTCGCGTGAACGGTAGAGCCGTGCGGCCGATGTCGTCGCATCGGATCGATCCCATCCCCGTCGACGATTTTCATCCACTCTCTCAGGAAGCGACATGGCCAGGATCATATCGGTGCATTCATTCAGAGGCGGAACGGGGAAGTCGAACATCTCGGCCAACCTGGCGGCCGTCTATGCCATGCGCGGGGCGAGGGTCGGGGTGATCGACACGGACATCCAATCGCCCGGCATCCATGTCATCTTCGGCCTCGGCGAGGAAGAGATCGCATACTCCCTGAACGACTATCTGTGGGGGCGGTGTTCCATCGAGCAGACGGCCTGCGACGTGAGCGCCTCCCTGGAAGGGCG harbors:
- a CDS encoding AbrB/MazE/SpoVT family DNA-binding domain-containing protein — translated: MRARIVKIGNSKGIRLPKPIIEQAGIAEDVEIAVEGETIIIRPISTPRAGWDQAFQQMAENGDDLLVDAEEAVSHSWDETEWQW
- a CDS encoding type II toxin-antitoxin system HicB family antitoxin, with amino-acid sequence MANYIAIVHKDPKSDFGISFPDFPGCITAGKDIDEAKDMAQEALTLHIQGMIEDGEKLPAPSKLEEIMADPDFADAVAYLVVDVPDARPRTVRVNITVPEMTLKQIDAAARKRGMSRSSFLVHAAQNAIQANQSEASV
- a CDS encoding type II toxin-antitoxin system PemK/MazF family toxin; the protein is MAMVVRRFDVYLINLDPTVGSEIKKTRPCLVISPDEMNRHIRTVIVAPMTTAGKAYPTRVFCEFQGRKGQIVLDRIRTIDKSRLIKKAGTIDPQVQVEVISTLQSMFAY
- a CDS encoding type II toxin-antitoxin system HicA family toxin, which produces MDSRTIIKILKQNGWSEVAKVGSHAQFRHPYKNGRVTVPHPKKDMPIGTVKSIERQSGIKFS